The proteins below are encoded in one region of Candidatus Omnitrophota bacterium:
- the thiS gene encoding sulfur carrier protein ThiS — MVLKINGKSESIDKPVNLMELISAKGLVPEHIVVEYNLKIISKDEWRGIALKENDNVEIVSFVGGG; from the coding sequence ATGGTACTAAAGATAAACGGCAAAAGTGAATCGATAGATAAACCGGTGAATTTGATGGAACTCATATCGGCAAAAGGGCTCGTGCCGGAACATATAGTGGTAGAATACAACCTTAAGATAATTTCAAAAGACGAGTGGCGGGGCATCGCGTTGAAAGAAAACGACAATGTCGAGATAGTCAGCTTTGTTGGAGGAGGATAA
- the pheS gene encoding phenylalanine--tRNA ligase subunit alpha, whose amino-acid sequence MKEKIKDLKTNALADIGAASDSDAVEKLRIKYLGRKGLITELFKMMGQVPPEQKGEVGQLINALKSDVTKALDEKAQGASATGGAKLEKVDITLPGIPAELGATHLISQTISQICDVFVSLGFKVVEGPEIENEHYNFEALNIPLEHPSRDAFDTFYLSDKWLLRSHTSPVQARFMEKNPWPLAIVIPGKVYRPDATDASHSFMFHQVEGLAVGENIKFSDLKGALITFAKRMFGEKTRMRFRPSFFPFTEPSAEVDISCILCEGQGSRVKGQEKCSLCAGNGWLEILGAGMVNPKVFKNVGYNPEKVTGFAFGMGVERIAILKYGITDIRMFFENDIRMLRQF is encoded by the coding sequence GTGAAAGAAAAAATCAAAGATCTTAAGACCAATGCGCTCGCTGACATAGGCGCCGCTTCAGATAGCGATGCTGTAGAAAAACTACGTATAAAATATTTGGGGCGAAAAGGCCTTATCACAGAATTATTTAAAATGATGGGGCAGGTTCCGCCCGAGCAAAAAGGAGAGGTCGGGCAGCTTATTAACGCGCTGAAGAGCGATGTTACGAAAGCGCTTGATGAGAAGGCGCAAGGCGCGTCCGCAACCGGCGGCGCGAAACTGGAGAAAGTCGATATAACACTTCCCGGTATCCCGGCGGAATTAGGCGCCACCCATCTTATCTCACAGACAATAAGTCAAATTTGCGATGTATTCGTATCGCTTGGGTTTAAAGTCGTTGAGGGGCCGGAGATAGAGAACGAGCATTACAATTTTGAAGCCCTTAATATACCCTTGGAACACCCGTCGCGCGACGCGTTTGATACCTTTTATCTTTCCGATAAATGGTTATTAAGGAGCCACACGTCACCGGTGCAGGCGCGGTTTATGGAAAAAAATCCCTGGCCGCTCGCGATAGTCATACCGGGCAAGGTTTACCGGCCCGACGCTACCGACGCATCCCACTCATTTATGTTCCATCAGGTTGAAGGCCTTGCGGTCGGAGAAAATATAAAATTTTCCGATCTCAAAGGAGCCCTTATCACTTTCGCCAAGAGGATGTTTGGTGAGAAGACCAGGATGAGATTCCGCCCCAGCTTCTTTCCGTTTACTGAACCAAGCGCCGAGGTGGATATTTCGTGCATATTATGCGAGGGTCAAGGGTCAAGGGTCAAAGGTCAAGAAAAATGCAGCCTATGCGCAGGCAATGGGTGGCTCGAAATATTGGGCGCAGGCATGGTAAACCCCAAAGTATTTAAGAATGTAGGTTACAACCCGGAAAAAGTTACAGGCTTCGCGTTTGGCATGGGCGTGGAGAGAATAGCTATATTAAAGTATGGTATCACAGACATAAGAATGTTTTTTGAAAATGACATAAGGATGCTAAGACAATTTTAG
- the thiH gene encoding 2-iminoacetate synthase ThiH, whose translation MSFYEVFSRYKNSGSYESEIQKFTALLSPAAEGSLEEMAQNARGLTLRYFGKTIGLYTPMYLSNYCDNLCLYCGFNVNNKIERRTLTLKEVEDEARAISSTGLRHILILTGESRSMSPVSYIRDCVRLLKKYFSSISIEVYSLTEEEYSQLICEGADGLTIYQEVYDENIYDNMHPKGPKSDYRFRLDAPERGAKAGMRNINIGVLLGLADWRKEIFILGLHAKYLRDKFPDVEIGVSLPRIRPQVSGFRADHEVSDKNLVQIILALRIFLPRLGIALSTRERPELRENLIPLGITRMSAGSTTRVGGHTIKYEADDCTAQFEISDSRGVEEIKAMLDKNGYQAVFKDWMHI comes from the coding sequence ATGAGTTTTTATGAAGTATTTTCAAGATATAAAAATTCCGGCAGTTATGAATCCGAGATTCAAAAATTTACTGCCCTGCTGTCTCCTGCGGCAGAAGGCTCTTTGGAAGAGATGGCTCAAAATGCCCGTGGCCTTACATTAAGATATTTTGGCAAGACCATCGGGCTATATACGCCGATGTATCTTTCAAATTACTGCGATAATCTTTGCCTGTATTGCGGCTTCAATGTTAATAACAAGATAGAGAGAAGAACGCTTACTCTCAAAGAGGTAGAAGATGAGGCCCGCGCCATTTCTTCGACGGGTTTAAGGCATATTCTCATACTTACAGGCGAATCCAGATCGATGAGCCCGGTAAGTTATATCAGAGATTGCGTCAGGCTGCTAAAAAAATATTTTTCATCCATATCGATAGAAGTCTACTCTCTTACCGAGGAAGAATATTCGCAGCTTATTTGCGAAGGTGCCGACGGGCTTACTATATATCAGGAGGTATACGACGAAAATATATATGATAATATGCATCCAAAAGGGCCAAAGAGTGACTATCGTTTTCGTCTCGACGCGCCGGAGCGCGGAGCAAAGGCCGGCATGAGAAATATAAATATAGGTGTTCTTCTGGGGCTTGCCGATTGGAGAAAAGAGATATTTATTCTTGGCCTTCACGCGAAGTATCTGCGGGACAAATTTCCGGATGTTGAGATAGGAGTGTCGCTTCCCAGAATAAGGCCTCAGGTAAGCGGTTTTAGAGCGGATCATGAAGTAAGTGATAAAAATTTAGTCCAGATAATACTGGCCCTAAGAATTTTTCTTCCGAGACTGGGGATAGCGCTGTCTACGCGCGAAAGGCCGGAATTGCGCGAGAACCTGATACCCTTGGGCATTACGAGGATGTCCGCTGGCTCCACTACACGCGTCGGAGGCCATACGATAAAATATGAAGCCGATGACTGCACAGCCCAATTTGAGATATCAGACTCAAGAGGCGTAGAAGAGATAAAGGCGATGCTCGACAAGAATGGGTATCAGGCAGTATTCAAAGATTGGATGCATATATGA
- the thiE gene encoding thiamine phosphate synthase, with translation MKKIKDYSLYLVISEEYGCGRNAIEIAKHAIKGGVDIIQMREKNKTAKELVELGKKLSGLCRNNNVTFIVNDDPMLAKEVGADGVHLGQEDIKLFSLEMARRLLGRKKIIGISTHSEEQFREANEKDFDYVAFGPLFETETKDYCIGIDGVDKVLNIAKKPVFFIGGIDLANIGGCLNKGAKNIALIRGITQADDVVKKTKEFKRAIKNGTKDKRQK, from the coding sequence ATGAAAAAAATAAAAGATTATAGTCTATACCTGGTGATAAGCGAAGAATATGGATGCGGCCGCAATGCCATTGAGATCGCAAAGCACGCCATTAAAGGCGGAGTTGATATTATCCAGATGAGAGAGAAGAATAAGACCGCCAAAGAACTTGTTGAGCTTGGCAAGAAGTTGTCGGGTCTTTGTAGAAACAACAACGTGACATTCATAGTCAACGATGATCCTATGCTCGCGAAAGAGGTAGGCGCCGACGGGGTCCACCTGGGCCAGGAGGACATTAAGTTATTTTCTCTTGAAATGGCCCGCCGTCTTCTGGGGCGCAAAAAAATAATAGGCATATCGACTCATTCGGAAGAACAGTTCAGGGAAGCTAACGAAAAAGATTTTGATTATGTGGCGTTTGGCCCTCTATTTGAAACGGAAACAAAGGATTATTGCATAGGTATCGATGGAGTAGATAAAGTATTAAATATAGCGAAAAAACCGGTATTCTTTATCGGCGGGATAGATCTCGCGAATATAGGCGGCTGCCTTAATAAGGGGGCGAAGAATATAGCTTTAATAAGAGGCATTACCCAGGCAGATGATGTAGTTAAAAAAACCAAAGAATTTAAGAGGGCAATCAAAAATGGTACTAAAGATAAACGGCAAAAGTGA
- a CDS encoding thiazole synthase: protein MQDILNIGGKSISNRLFIGTGKFSNYSVMKRALEESEIEVATVALRRVDSASKTENILDYVPKNCIVMPNTSGARNADEAVRIARLARATGACDWVKIEVIQDNKYLLPDNMETLKATEILAKDGFKVFPYMSPDLSAARRMVDAGAAAIMPLGSPIGSNRGVKTRELIEIIVREIKIPVIVDAGLGRPSDACDCMELGCAAVLVNTAIAIAQDPAVMAKAFSIAVKAGRLGYLGGIPSQSINASASSPLTGFLRES, encoded by the coding sequence GTGCAGGATATATTGAATATAGGTGGTAAATCGATATCAAACAGGCTCTTTATCGGCACAGGCAAATTTTCTAATTATTCTGTAATGAAACGGGCGCTGGAGGAATCAGAGATAGAAGTGGCCACCGTTGCTTTAAGAAGGGTTGATAGCGCCTCTAAGACGGAAAACATACTGGACTATGTGCCAAAAAATTGTATAGTTATGCCTAATACGTCCGGAGCGAGAAATGCCGATGAGGCCGTAAGAATAGCGCGGTTGGCCAGGGCAACTGGCGCGTGCGATTGGGTCAAGATAGAAGTTATCCAGGACAATAAATATTTATTGCCGGATAACATGGAGACATTAAAGGCAACCGAGATACTGGCCAAAGACGGATTTAAGGTATTCCCATATATGAGCCCTGATCTATCAGCAGCAAGAAGGATGGTCGATGCAGGAGCGGCGGCCATAATGCCGCTGGGCTCTCCGATAGGAAGCAATAGAGGTGTTAAGACACGAGAGCTGATCGAGATCATAGTGCGAGAGATAAAGATCCCGGTTATTGTAGACGCGGGGCTTGGCAGGCCCTCCGACGCATGCGACTGTATGGAATTAGGCTGTGCGGCTGTATTAGTAAATACGGCGATAGCTATAGCCCAAGATCCTGCCGTTATGGCAAAAGCATTCAGCATAGCTGTCAAGGCCGGAAGGCTCGGATATCTGGGTGGTATCCCGTCCCAATCTATTAATGCAAGCGCATCCAGCCCATTAACCGGATTTTTAAGAGAGAGTTAG
- the rplT gene encoding 50S ribosomal protein L20, whose amino-acid sequence MSKVKHAVATKRHRKRILKAAEGQWGGRHRFYRRAMESVAKGRSYAFRDRKAKKRDFRSLWIVRINAACREHDISYSKFMAGLKKLKVLVDRKILAELAVSDKKAFGRLVEMAKA is encoded by the coding sequence ATGAGTAAAGTAAAACACGCGGTTGCGACAAAAAGACACAGAAAAAGAATACTTAAGGCTGCTGAAGGCCAGTGGGGCGGGCGTCACAGATTTTACCGTCGAGCTATGGAATCAGTGGCAAAAGGAAGAAGCTACGCTTTTAGAGACAGGAAAGCCAAAAAAAGAGACTTCCGTTCACTTTGGATAGTCAGAATAAACGCGGCGTGCAGGGAACACGATATCTCTTATTCAAAATTTATGGCTGGGCTAAAAAAGCTGAAAGTTCTTGTCGATAGAAAGATACTTGCCGAACTGGCTGTTTCGGATAAGAAGGCATTTGGTAGGCTTGTAGAGATGGCTAAGGCGTAA
- a CDS encoding phospholipase D-like domain-containing protein: MREGPRVVKKIFGPYSIISLITIWSFLLFSISTDACLDSPLRSISPPLNSHPIVSTVYSDKGIAVSDNGKAAEEQNRKEFSYLYINLLIAKALQNNYDISAIREELKKYYAWQLHVEKIPKSKGLYVTYQKTSEYRASILHYFLDEKDSYASKYITLPVGPHSYLHIESISSELYAQLANDIKVLFSPEGGCEDELLDAINASRCTIDAAICDFSSIKIAEAIKKAASRGVKVRLFLNGKRDSNKLAGELESYDVKIKYYYKKGSLMHNKFMIIDDKKIYTGSYNWTGQAEKLNRENLIILPFIESFKEEFCCLWGCKDRSPPKIRGPSLCRGIMSLFSPRGRCEDELIRLISEARANKECRPEIPYTIKIALHYFTNKKIAKELFDAKESGVNIEIVLDKIQQNHPASAVRHLHRFEDDMRNIDPGRMAKKNRGYMVIKYYRIKGGMMHNKFAIIGNNTVTGSYNWTKAAENKNMENLILIPFKVGEYYDEFESLWREGYDEDRIDDSSCSSARSPPPRKEIHTVAELYRGEIIGKELEELNKYKKDFAEKEQGLLIAKEDFVLYRVSDSWTIYEGAGKAVFTYGRWFAEEKDVDFSPSRIKKNLNLLYWNDAQYKGVVIIKKGTVFLYGKVKGGDGNQIFVNDSYIKKGFVLYITETMQWWDRRCRAWRYFTALKNPSRYPNHDI, from the coding sequence ATGAGAGAAGGGCCACGCGTTGTAAAAAAAATCTTTGGGCCATATAGCATTATCAGCCTGATAACTATATGGTCTTTTTTGTTGTTTTCAATATCAACAGATGCCTGCCTTGATTCTCCATTAAGATCTATAAGCCCGCCATTGAATAGTCATCCGATAGTGTCTACCGTTTATTCGGACAAAGGTATCGCAGTGTCGGATAACGGCAAAGCCGCAGAAGAACAAAATAGAAAAGAATTTTCATATCTCTACATCAATCTCCTCATCGCTAAAGCTCTGCAGAATAATTATGATATATCGGCAATAAGAGAGGAACTAAAAAAATATTATGCATGGCAGCTGCACGTGGAAAAGATCCCCAAGAGCAAGGGGCTGTATGTTACCTATCAAAAAACATCCGAATACCGCGCTTCGATTTTACATTATTTTCTGGATGAAAAAGATAGTTATGCGAGTAAGTATATAACGTTACCTGTGGGGCCGCACAGCTATCTGCATATCGAATCTATCAGCAGTGAGCTATATGCCCAGCTGGCAAATGACATCAAAGTGCTCTTTTCTCCGGAGGGCGGATGCGAAGACGAGCTATTAGATGCGATCAACGCGTCCCGTTGTACGATAGATGCCGCTATCTGCGATTTTAGCAGTATAAAAATTGCCGAAGCGATAAAGAAAGCGGCATCAAGGGGTGTTAAGGTGAGATTATTTCTGAACGGCAAGCGCGACTCAAATAAGCTGGCAGGAGAACTCGAATCTTACGATGTAAAAATAAAATATTATTATAAAAAAGGTAGCCTGATGCATAACAAGTTTATGATAATAGACGATAAAAAGATATATACAGGTAGTTATAATTGGACAGGTCAGGCGGAAAAATTAAACAGAGAGAACCTAATAATCCTTCCTTTTATAGAGTCTTTTAAGGAGGAATTCTGCTGTTTGTGGGGGTGTAAGGATCGTTCGCCGCCGAAAATCCGCGGGCCTTCGCTATGCCGCGGGATCATGTCTTTATTCTCCCCAAGAGGGAGATGCGAAGATGAATTGATACGGCTGATAAGTGAAGCTAGGGCAAACAAAGAATGCAGGCCGGAAATACCATATACAATAAAGATCGCCCTGCATTATTTTACCAATAAAAAAATCGCAAAAGAACTCTTTGACGCTAAAGAGTCCGGAGTGAATATAGAGATAGTTCTCGATAAGATCCAACAAAACCACCCTGCTTCAGCGGTAAGGCATCTGCATAGATTTGAAGACGACATGCGCAATATAGATCCCGGCAGAATGGCTAAAAAAAATCGTGGCTATATGGTAATAAAATATTACAGGATAAAAGGCGGCATGATGCATAATAAATTTGCAATTATAGGGAATAATACAGTTACAGGTAGTTACAATTGGACTAAAGCCGCCGAAAATAAGAACATGGAAAACCTAATTTTAATCCCATTTAAAGTCGGAGAATATTATGATGAATTTGAAAGTTTGTGGCGTGAGGGCTACGACGAAGACAGGATTGATGACAGTTCATGCTCTTCAGCGCGTTCTCCGCCTCCCCGCAAGGAAATACATACAGTTGCCGAGCTATACAGAGGCGAGATCATTGGCAAAGAACTCGAAGAGCTTAATAAATATAAAAAAGATTTTGCTGAGAAGGAACAAGGGTTATTGATAGCCAAAGAAGATTTTGTTCTATATAGAGTATCTGATAGCTGGACGATTTATGAAGGCGCCGGTAAAGCTGTATTTACCTATGGGCGTTGGTTTGCTGAAGAAAAAGACGTCGATTTCTCCCCTTCCAGGATTAAGAAAAACCTCAACTTGTTATATTGGAACGACGCGCAATATAAAGGAGTTGTTATAATAAAAAAAGGAACGGTCTTCCTGTATGGAAAAGTAAAAGGCGGCGATGGCAATCAAATATTTGTAAATGATTCTTATATAAAAAAGGGTTTCGTATTATATATTACCGAAACTATGCAATGGTGGGACAGGCGATGCAGGGCCTGGCGTTATTTTACCGCATTGAAAAATCCTTCCCGTTATCCTAACCATGATATATAA
- a CDS encoding replication-associated recombination protein A: MDLFTNDETRKTKKDNEPLAMRMRPKSLDDFTGQEHILGEGRLLRRLIESDKISSLILYGPPGCGKTTLALIISEKTKSHFERINAASNNVADMRKIIDAAKKRESIGGRRTILLVDEIHRFNKAQQDVLMPDVEAGNPVMIGTTTHNPFFYVNAALLSRSQVFEFKKLSESDILKLIKKTVSDKTIGLGAMPIVMDDQATAFLAKISEGDARRALSALEIGALTTAPDKDKKIRFTLKIAEESIQKKAVVYDKDEDGHYDTISAFIKSMRGSDPDAVLYWLAKMIYAGEDPRFIARRIIICASEDVGNADPQALVIAAAALQSVEFVGMPEARIPLAQAAVYVACAPKSNAAYLGIESALKDVEQGKVLEVPDHLKDATMDSEAFGHGKDYKYAHDFEDHYVKQEYKPSDKVYYIPTDIGHEKKIKEWLAKLKQRPE; encoded by the coding sequence ATGGACTTATTTACGAACGACGAAACGCGGAAGACGAAAAAAGACAACGAGCCTTTGGCGATGAGGATGAGGCCGAAGTCACTCGATGACTTTACCGGGCAAGAGCATATTCTCGGTGAAGGAAGGCTACTGCGCCGGCTCATTGAATCAGACAAGATCTCCTCGCTGATACTTTACGGCCCTCCAGGATGCGGCAAGACCACACTAGCTCTCATAATAAGCGAAAAGACGAAATCGCATTTTGAAAGGATCAATGCCGCGTCGAACAACGTTGCGGATATGCGTAAGATCATAGACGCTGCAAAGAAGCGCGAATCTATAGGTGGCAGGCGCACCATTCTTCTTGTCGACGAGATACATCGTTTTAATAAGGCCCAGCAGGATGTCTTGATGCCGGATGTCGAAGCGGGCAATCCGGTTATGATAGGCACCACAACTCATAATCCATTTTTCTATGTCAATGCGGCGCTACTTTCTCGCTCACAGGTATTTGAATTCAAAAAACTTTCTGAAAGCGATATCCTTAAACTTATAAAGAAGACAGTGTCCGATAAGACTATCGGACTTGGTGCGATGCCGATAGTTATGGATGACCAGGCAACGGCATTCCTTGCGAAGATCTCCGAAGGCGATGCCAGGCGCGCCCTCTCGGCGCTTGAGATCGGGGCATTGACCACCGCGCCGGACAAGGATAAAAAAATCCGGTTTACGCTCAAGATAGCCGAAGAGTCTATCCAGAAAAAAGCGGTTGTTTATGACAAGGACGAGGATGGGCATTACGATACGATATCGGCATTTATAAAATCTATGCGCGGCTCGGATCCGGATGCCGTGCTATACTGGCTCGCGAAGATGATATATGCGGGCGAAGATCCACGTTTTATAGCCCGGCGCATTATAATCTGCGCTTCTGAAGACGTAGGCAACGCCGATCCGCAGGCTCTTGTGATTGCGGCCGCGGCGCTTCAATCGGTTGAATTTGTCGGAATGCCGGAGGCGCGTATACCATTGGCGCAGGCGGCCGTTTATGTGGCATGCGCGCCGAAGTCCAATGCGGCATATTTGGGAATAGAGAGCGCCCTCAAAGATGTTGAGCAGGGAAAAGTTTTGGAGGTGCCGGACCACCTAAAAGACGCGACGATGGATTCAGAAGCCTTCGGGCACGGCAAGGACTACAAGTATGCCCATGATTTTGAGGATCATTACGTGAAACAGGAATATAAGCCTTCAGATAAAGTCTATTATATCCCCACCGATATCGGGCACGAAAAGAAGATCAAAGAGTGGCTCGCCAAATTAAAACAGAGACCAGAATAA
- a CDS encoding 7-cyano-7-deazaguanine synthase — translation MNKKAIVLLSGGLDSILAVKLMLEQGIDVIAVNFSAKLCMCGTKKTGESPAQAAAKMLGVELKTIDITDDFVEIVKNPRYGHGSNINPCIDCKIYMLKHAKSLMEKLGASFLVTGEVLGERPMSQRKDALNLIEKTAGVRGILLRPLTAKNLPLTKPELEGIVDREKLLDIRGRSRKPQMALAEKFGITKYPSPAGGCLLTDPCFAQRVKEAMKHGEFIKENLAILSVGRHFRLSDSVRLVVGRDAAENEILESLAKSGDIIFIMKDHQGPLSILRGKADDKLVNLAASVAAYHTKFRGEKSVAVNYWEAGSLPKDTIFAKPADKETVESLRI, via the coding sequence ATGAATAAGAAGGCGATAGTCTTGCTTTCCGGCGGGTTAGACAGCATCCTTGCGGTGAAATTGATGCTTGAACAGGGTATCGATGTCATTGCGGTCAATTTTTCGGCGAAACTCTGCATGTGCGGCACGAAAAAAACGGGCGAAAGCCCCGCTCAGGCCGCGGCAAAGATGCTCGGAGTCGAGCTAAAGACCATAGATATAACCGATGATTTTGTCGAGATCGTAAAGAATCCGCGGTATGGCCACGGCTCTAACATAAATCCCTGCATAGACTGTAAAATTTATATGCTTAAACACGCCAAGTCTCTCATGGAAAAGCTTGGCGCGTCATTTTTGGTGACAGGGGAGGTCCTGGGCGAGCGGCCGATGTCGCAGAGGAAGGACGCTCTTAATCTTATCGAGAAGACCGCCGGAGTCAGAGGTATTCTTTTGAGGCCGCTTACGGCAAAAAATCTGCCTCTCACAAAGCCTGAGCTCGAAGGCATAGTTGACAGAGAAAAGCTTCTGGATATAAGAGGAAGGTCCCGCAAGCCGCAGATGGCGTTAGCGGAAAAATTTGGCATTACAAAATATCCGAGCCCCGCCGGAGGATGCTTACTTACAGACCCCTGCTTTGCGCAAAGGGTTAAGGAAGCTATGAAGCACGGCGAGTTTATCAAAGAAAATCTTGCTATTCTTTCCGTAGGCAGGCATTTCAGGCTTTCTGATAGTGTAAGGCTCGTCGTGGGCAGGGACGCCGCGGAAAACGAGATCTTAGAATCGCTTGCTAAATCCGGCGATATTATTTTTATAATGAAAGACCACCAGGGCCCGCTATCTATATTAAGAGGCAAGGCAGACGATAAGCTTGTTAATCTGGCGGCAAGCGTGGCCGCATATCATACCAAATTTCGCGGCGAAAAATCAGTAGCCGTTAATTATTGGGAGGCCGGCTCTTTGCCCAAAGATACTATTTTTGCCAAACCCGCAGACAAAGAAACAGTCGAGAGCTTGAGAATATAA
- the pheT gene encoding phenylalanine--tRNA ligase subunit beta has translation MKVSYSWLKDYVDISMPAEKLAAILTMAGLSVGSIERKSQDSVLEIEITSNRPDWLSYIGVAREVAAITGKKLKPPFVKTIRPAAPGSRFPIKVEDKKLCPRYTARIIRNVKVGESPKWLKDKIESIGLRSVNNIVDITNFCLFETGEPMHAFDLGNLSGNSLTVRNAKKGEKIVIIDGSERALDESMLVIADASGPVAIAGVMGGVRTEVGSGTKDILLEAAYFDPVSVRRTARRLALSTESSYRFERKVDIDNIKYASDRATALILEAAGGQAQDYIDIGKAKPVKKVVSLSVDKVNNVLGTDIVSSKINKILASLGLKSKSQSKGVLKFETPNFRQDLQNEIDLIEEVARIYGYNNIPETLPFVTEKGPGLPLGINVDNKIREVLKSLHLFEIITYSLLSRKELAFARIDDKDAAAVKNPLSAQQQILRPSAMPGMLETIRYNINRKNNDLKLFELGRVYFARGANSFEERRNLTAGLTGEIYDGWVGKSRPVNLFDLKGVLEALFMSLGIEKFSVKEAQDKTFSSAACALIEAAGKPVGIIGEIDPVVAKNFDIKDKVYMFEINCEELLTLASMEKRFKNIARYPSSTRDVSIVVDGSVSNASISSLIKESAGELLKKVQLIDRYRGGQIPEGKVSLTYRLEYQDINRTLEEKEVQDAHSRAVRALQDNLGASLR, from the coding sequence ATGAAAGTATCATATAGCTGGTTAAAAGATTACGTTGATATAAGCATGCCCGCCGAAAAGCTCGCGGCAATTCTTACCATGGCCGGTTTATCCGTAGGTTCTATAGAACGAAAAAGCCAGGATTCTGTCCTTGAGATAGAGATAACCTCGAATCGGCCGGACTGGCTTTCATATATAGGCGTGGCGCGTGAAGTCGCGGCGATCACCGGAAAGAAGTTAAAACCCCCTTTTGTAAAAACTATACGGCCCGCAGCCCCCGGATCCCGATTCCCTATTAAGGTAGAAGACAAGAAGTTGTGTCCGCGGTATACCGCCCGCATAATAAGAAATGTTAAAGTGGGTGAGTCCCCCAAATGGCTAAAAGACAAGATCGAGTCGATAGGGCTAAGAAGTGTAAATAATATAGTAGATATTACAAACTTCTGTTTATTCGAAACGGGAGAGCCTATGCATGCTTTTGATCTGGGTAATCTCTCCGGAAATAGCCTCACAGTCCGTAACGCTAAAAAAGGCGAAAAGATAGTTATCATAGACGGCTCTGAAAGAGCTCTTGATGAATCTATGCTGGTGATAGCGGATGCTTCCGGCCCTGTCGCGATAGCGGGAGTAATGGGAGGCGTAAGGACAGAAGTCGGCAGCGGCACAAAAGATATCCTATTAGAAGCGGCATATTTTGACCCTGTTTCCGTCAGAAGAACGGCGAGAAGATTAGCTCTTTCAACCGAATCAAGCTATCGGTTCGAAAGAAAAGTAGATATCGATAATATCAAATATGCGTCGGACAGGGCGACAGCGCTTATATTGGAAGCCGCGGGCGGGCAAGCACAGGACTATATAGATATAGGGAAGGCAAAGCCGGTAAAAAAAGTAGTAAGCCTCAGCGTAGATAAAGTTAACAATGTGCTGGGCACAGATATAGTGTCCTCGAAGATAAACAAGATTCTCGCATCCCTTGGTTTAAAAAGCAAATCCCAGTCGAAAGGCGTATTAAAATTTGAAACGCCGAACTTCAGGCAGGACCTGCAAAATGAAATAGACCTGATAGAGGAAGTGGCGAGGATATATGGGTACAATAATATTCCGGAGACGCTGCCGTTTGTGACGGAAAAAGGCCCGGGGTTGCCTCTTGGCATCAATGTAGATAATAAGATCCGCGAAGTTTTAAAGAGCTTGCATCTTTTCGAGATTATTACATATAGTCTTCTTAGCAGAAAAGAACTTGCTTTCGCGAGGATAGACGATAAAGACGCCGCGGCCGTAAAAAATCCTTTATCAGCCCAGCAGCAAATTTTGCGTCCATCAGCGATGCCCGGGATGCTCGAGACCATTCGGTATAATATAAATAGAAAAAATAACGATCTTAAACTTTTTGAGCTCGGCAGGGTCTATTTTGCGAGAGGCGCAAACTCTTTTGAGGAGAGAAGAAATCTCACAGCGGGCCTTACCGGTGAAATATATGATGGATGGGTCGGCAAATCACGCCCGGTGAACCTGTTTGATCTGAAAGGGGTATTGGAAGCACTTTTTATGAGCCTGGGTATTGAAAAATTTTCCGTAAAAGAGGCGCAAGACAAGACTTTCTCTTCTGCCGCATGTGCCCTTATAGAGGCCGCAGGAAAACCTGTAGGCATTATAGGCGAAATCGATCCCGTGGTCGCAAAGAATTTTGATATAAAAGATAAAGTTTATATGTTTGAAATCAATTGCGAGGAACTTTTAACACTCGCGTCGATGGAGAAGCGCTTCAAAAACATCGCGCGATACCCATCATCGACAAGGGATGTGTCAATAGTCGTTGACGGCAGCGTGTCGAACGCCAGCATATCTTCTCTTATAAAAGAAAGCGCGGGCGAATTATTGAAGAAGGTTCAGCTCATAGACAGGTACCGCGGCGGGCAGATCCCCGAAGGAAAAGTTTCTCTTACCTACAGGCTGGAGTACCAGGATATTAATAGAACGCTCGAGGAAAAAGAGGTCCAGGACGCCCATTCTCGCGCGGTGCGCGCACTTCAGGACAATCTTGGCGCCAGCTTAAGATAG